One genomic segment of [Phormidium] sp. ETS-05 includes these proteins:
- a CDS encoding VWD domain-containing protein has translation MESTVVLETATKLETVDLAWQAAQDLLKSFATEGDYDAKMQGIFGDRLDGEKARVLAASWAAGDFSAFPAIEVRDSAEINGAWGAFAQATGKIYLSRELVKAGDVGAIGSVLLEEYGHYIDAQVNYEDALGDEGALFAASVEGQPLNESDILTLKAEDDSAVVVLDGQEVRIEQQVQSDTLDFFAKEIKNWTNSPLEDFQYKFYDEKMQIPESPVENSVFKLTRGLDFTLKGSVFATPGNLGDAAFSYNLPVYAELPSNLSLNEKFSIDVTPNKASVTGSFDGSQGLQSPDAGIKFESEIGKATLKDIEIKNPFNSAKPFQLSGLELGGLIGKQELIYNMSTYNPGPSIDLPGDVGTISVNLPSIEELTSTTPKDSNLFLPSIAASGTSQNIVDLEIDIDRALSLLYPPLKALGNEIEFPNSIKEQEAVNQARKELNDQLSLLTLSPTPENLNDAEILRENSEQKRLEAQKAEERAEKTRTKIKFGYDLLDLKFNGGFALQQNLELDPEQILVTMSAEGQPDQQGILGDPNTKFEFQTPSTGCGVFKVQAKYELQGDVENNIGAIAQATLGAEAVKLTAEASIFGAKLNSQIGPALSLSKNFTSEPFPLIGSDSNGSSRNPAYIQIQPKNLSEIADADKNILVKVEYKIPYNLPISIFDATPLEEGDSNATGLLTFTVKRKEVSNEPLTLSIEVGKEGDTAQQGSDYFLPNNTVTIPAGKQEETFIVAVVGDEQKEEPKSEFLTVTLKDPSGKLFAECKEVDSVSATGTIIDDDEKPKPPEPTKTGDTHNDPRLVTFDKKYYDFQAAGEFILAQSTTADLKIQVRQEPVGNNPLTNVSINTAVATVLGGKRIGIYKDNEIPLLVDGAPTTIVDNSYITIGDGRIYREGNIYTLVYANGEQLVAKVLPQSRIDIKVFLAQEREGKVVGILGNNNNDGSDDIAKRDGTVLTEPISIEQLYGEYADSWRITQAESLFDYDPGQDTNTFTLKNYPRQKVTLADLNQVDVQKAYQLIGDRLSLIHPLLREGAIIDFILTDFDDTVIQAAIEAEPPESALITPVALNATDDSAYTTANTPVNIEVLLNDTGTIGVPLAISNFDATTTAGGTLQRDNNNTPDDTSDDKLTYTPPVNFTGTDSFNYTLTDGTETDTAKVTITVPEFNLSTLNGGNGFVLKDTEAGSFSGVSVSKIGDFNGDNIDDLIVGAFAADPNGSNAAGKSFVVFGTTAGFPADFDLSTLNGSNGFVLNGIDAESFSGGSVSSAGDINNDGFDDVIVGAFGAAVDGKNNAGKTYILFGSNAGFSALNLSELNGSNGFVLNGTNEFDYLGLAVSSAGDINDDDFDDILIGVPGAAGGGSGKTYILFGRSQGFAPSLNLTEINGDNGFVINNAAANAGISVSKAGDINSDGIADLIIGTEADPNSANTAGESYVVFGSSDKFPANLNLSELNGSNGFILNGIDKNSGTSVSSAGDINGDGIDDLMVAENAENALGKNYIVFGSNKGFAASLDLSKLDGKNGFLVFNGIDGNSITSVNTAGDMNGDGIDDIALGVSASTVNDKFAAGKTYIMFGNNGGFPAAINLSKLDGSNGFVLNGAEAEDLSGTSVSEAGDINNDGTDDLVIGSPGSLFNNTPGKSYAVFGSNNFGNDSSNLAKILFNPGFYLKTNPDVAAAVESGETRSASEHFNQFGFEEGRVPSAIFADYLNQNPDVAAAVNRGDISNGFEHFIKYGFAEGRLPNSEFSLLETFYLAQNPDVAESVKQGTFASGLEHLIRVGLAEGRNPLPSFNAISQTFNAEEYLAQNPDVAEAVNQGIFRNGFEHFVKFGLGEGRDPSSTFSNSVYLASYPDVAEAVNQGQFRNGFDHFMKAGFSEDRSGQGFTFAGFDGTFGAFEAFNIPEETASNDPLTGNAENDILTGDAADNILNGELTNDPLTGDSNSNVFALQPGGENNVIAEFEDGIDFLGLANGVTFEQLAITPGDGATLINLNGQPLASLTGVEASNISQEDFILI, from the coding sequence ATGGAAAGCACAGTGGTTTTGGAAACGGCGACTAAGTTGGAAACGGTTGATTTGGCTTGGCAAGCGGCGCAAGACCTTCTGAAAAGTTTTGCCACCGAAGGGGATTATGATGCCAAAATGCAAGGGATATTTGGCGATCGCCTGGATGGGGAAAAAGCACGAGTTTTGGCAGCATCTTGGGCGGCTGGAGATTTTAGCGCTTTTCCAGCGATCGAGGTTCGGGACTCGGCTGAGATTAATGGCGCATGGGGGGCTTTTGCCCAAGCTACGGGCAAGATTTATCTGTCGCGGGAGTTGGTGAAAGCGGGAGATGTAGGGGCGATCGGCTCTGTTCTCCTAGAGGAATATGGACATTATATAGATGCACAGGTGAATTATGAAGATGCACTAGGAGATGAGGGGGCACTTTTTGCCGCTTCGGTTGAGGGTCAGCCATTGAATGAGTCGGACATCTTGACCCTGAAAGCTGAAGATGATTCGGCGGTGGTGGTTTTGGATGGGCAAGAGGTGAGAATTGAGCAGCAGGTTCAATCAGATACACTCGATTTTTTTGCTAAAGAGATCAAAAATTGGACAAATAGCCCTTTAGAGGACTTTCAATATAAATTTTATGACGAAAAAATGCAAATACCGGAATCACCCGTTGAAAATTCCGTATTTAAACTTACTCGAGGGCTAGATTTCACCTTAAAAGGCTCTGTTTTTGCGACTCCAGGAAATCTTGGAGATGCAGCTTTTTCATATAATCTGCCTGTATATGCAGAATTGCCCAGCAATCTTAGTTTGAATGAAAAGTTTTCTATTGATGTTACTCCAAATAAAGCATCGGTTACTGGTTCTTTTGATGGCTCTCAAGGATTACAGTCTCCAGATGCTGGAATTAAATTTGAGTCTGAAATAGGAAAAGCCACGCTCAAAGATATAGAGATAAAAAATCCTTTTAATTCCGCCAAACCGTTTCAACTTAGCGGTTTAGAACTCGGCGGACTTATTGGAAAACAGGAATTGATCTATAATATGTCCACTTACAATCCGGGACCGAGCATTGACTTACCTGGAGATGTTGGCACAATTAGCGTGAATCTTCCCTCAATTGAGGAATTAACATCAACTACCCCTAAAGATAGCAATCTATTTCTCCCTAGCATTGCTGCGTCAGGAACTTCACAAAATATTGTCGATCTCGAAATTGATATAGATCGAGCGCTTTCTTTACTTTATCCACCACTAAAAGCATTGGGAAATGAAATAGAATTTCCCAATAGCATTAAAGAACAAGAAGCCGTTAATCAAGCTCGAAAGGAATTAAATGATCAGCTAAGTTTACTAACTTTATCACCTACTCCAGAAAATCTTAATGATGCCGAAATATTACGGGAAAATTCTGAACAAAAAAGATTGGAGGCACAAAAAGCTGAAGAGCGGGCAGAAAAAACCAGAACTAAAATAAAATTTGGCTATGACTTATTGGATCTAAAATTTAATGGTGGGTTTGCTTTACAGCAAAATTTGGAGTTAGATCCTGAACAAATTTTGGTTACTATGTCAGCAGAAGGACAGCCAGATCAACAAGGTATTTTGGGAGATCCAAATACCAAATTTGAATTTCAAACTCCTTCTACAGGATGTGGAGTTTTCAAGGTTCAAGCCAAATATGAGCTTCAGGGAGATGTTGAAAATAATATTGGTGCTATTGCTCAAGCTACGCTTGGAGCAGAAGCGGTTAAGCTAACAGCGGAAGCTAGTATTTTTGGAGCTAAGTTAAATTCGCAAATTGGACCAGCATTATCACTAAGTAAAAATTTTACTAGCGAACCATTTCCTTTAATTGGTAGCGATTCAAATGGTTCTTCCCGCAATCCTGCCTATATCCAAATTCAACCTAAAAACTTGTCCGAAATTGCAGATGCTGACAAAAATATACTTGTTAAAGTAGAGTATAAAATTCCCTACAACCTTCCAATTTCAATTTTCGATGCTACACCTTTGGAAGAAGGTGACTCGAATGCAACTGGTCTGCTAACATTTACAGTCAAGCGAAAAGAGGTATCTAATGAACCCCTAACCTTAAGCATTGAAGTCGGAAAAGAAGGCGATACAGCCCAGCAGGGAAGCGACTATTTTCTGCCCAATAACACGGTAACTATTCCAGCAGGAAAGCAGGAAGAAACTTTTATAGTTGCTGTTGTTGGAGATGAACAAAAAGAAGAACCTAAAAGTGAATTTTTAACAGTCACCCTCAAAGATCCGTCTGGTAAACTCTTTGCTGAATGCAAAGAAGTAGATTCAGTTAGTGCTACCGGCACCATCATCGACGATGACGAGAAACCCAAACCACCTGAACCCACAAAGACAGGCGACACCCACAATGACCCGCGCCTCGTAACCTTTGACAAAAAATATTACGACTTCCAAGCAGCCGGGGAATTTATCTTAGCCCAATCAACAACCGCCGACCTGAAAATTCAAGTACGGCAAGAACCAGTTGGGAACAACCCCCTCACCAATGTCTCTATCAACACAGCCGTTGCCACAGTCCTCGGCGGCAAGCGCATCGGAATTTACAAAGATAATGAGATTCCCTTACTCGTCGATGGCGCTCCCACCACGATTGTCGATAACAGCTATATAACGATTGGAGACGGTCGGATTTATCGGGAAGGTAATATCTACACACTGGTCTATGCCAACGGAGAGCAACTCGTCGCTAAAGTGCTTCCCCAAAGCCGCATAGACATCAAGGTTTTCTTGGCTCAAGAGCGAGAAGGAAAAGTCGTCGGAATTTTGGGTAACAACAACAATGACGGCAGTGACGATATTGCCAAACGCGATGGAACTGTATTGACTGAACCTATTTCTATCGAACAGCTTTATGGCGAATATGCCGATAGCTGGCGCATCACCCAGGCAGAGTCCCTATTTGACTACGATCCAGGTCAAGATACTAACACCTTTACCCTGAAAAACTACCCGCGTCAGAAAGTTACTCTGGCTGACTTGAATCAAGTAGATGTTCAGAAAGCCTATCAACTGATTGGCGATCGCCTCAGCTTGATCCATCCGCTCCTGCGTGAAGGGGCGATTATCGACTTCATCCTCACTGACTTTGATGATACTGTGATTCAAGCGGCGATCGAAGCTGAACCCCCCGAAAGCGCATTAATTACTCCGGTTGCGCTAAACGCCACCGATGACAGCGCCTACACCACCGCCAACACCCCCGTCAACATCGAGGTACTGCTCAACGACACCGGCACCATTGGCGTCCCCCTTGCCATCAGCAATTTTGACGCCACCACCACCGCAGGCGGCACCCTGCAACGGGATAACAACAACACCCCCGACGACACCAGCGACGACAAGCTAACCTACACCCCACCTGTCAACTTTACCGGCACAGACAGCTTCAACTACACCCTCACCGACGGCACCGAAACCGACACCGCCAAAGTCACCATCACCGTCCCCGAATTTAACCTCTCCACCCTCAACGGCGGCAATGGTTTCGTCCTGAAAGACACAGAAGCCGGTAGCTTCTCCGGTGTCTCCGTCAGCAAAATCGGCGACTTCAACGGCGACAACATCGACGACCTCATTGTAGGAGCCTTTGCCGCCGATCCCAACGGTAGCAACGCCGCAGGCAAGAGCTTCGTTGTTTTCGGCACAACCGCCGGATTTCCCGCCGACTTTGACCTTTCCACCCTGAACGGCAGCAACGGTTTCGTCCTCAACGGCATCGACGCCGAAAGTTTCTCAGGCGGTTCCGTCAGCAGCGCCGGAGACATCAACAACGATGGCTTTGACGATGTAATTGTAGGCGCCTTTGGTGCCGCCGTTGACGGCAAAAACAATGCAGGCAAAACCTATATCCTCTTCGGCAGCAACGCCGGATTCTCTGCCTTAAACCTTTCCGAACTCAACGGCAGCAATGGCTTTGTCCTCAACGGCACCAACGAATTTGACTACCTCGGACTGGCGGTTAGCAGTGCCGGAGATATTAATGATGATGACTTTGACGATATACTCATCGGCGTCCCCGGTGCCGCTGGCGGCGGTTCTGGCAAAACATATATTCTCTTCGGACGCTCCCAAGGATTCGCTCCCAGTCTCAACCTGACCGAAATCAACGGCGACAACGGCTTTGTCATCAACAACGCCGCTGCCAATGCAGGCATTTCCGTCAGCAAAGCAGGAGATATCAACAGCGACGGCATTGCTGACTTAATTATCGGCACCGAAGCAGACCCCAACAGCGCCAACACTGCTGGAGAAAGCTATGTTGTCTTTGGCTCCTCCGACAAATTCCCCGCCAATCTCAACCTCTCGGAACTCAACGGCAGCAATGGCTTTATTCTCAACGGCATTGATAAAAATTCCGGCACCAGCGTCAGCAGCGCCGGGGATATCAACGGCGATGGCATTGATGACCTGATGGTTGCAGAGAATGCGGAAAATGCCCTAGGCAAGAACTACATCGTATTTGGCAGCAATAAAGGATTTGCCGCCAGTCTCGACCTTTCCAAACTCGACGGCAAAAACGGTTTCCTCGTGTTTAACGGCATTGATGGCAACTCCATCACCTCAGTCAACACCGCAGGAGACATGAACGGCGACGGCATAGACGATATCGCTCTCGGTGTTTCTGCATCTACCGTCAATGACAAATTCGCCGCTGGCAAAACCTATATCATGTTTGGCAACAACGGCGGATTCCCGGCTGCCATCAATCTATCAAAACTCGACGGCAGCAACGGTTTTGTTCTCAACGGCGCTGAAGCGGAAGACTTATCAGGCACCTCCGTGAGCGAAGCAGGAGATATTAATAATGACGGTACAGATGACCTAGTTATCGGCAGTCCCGGCAGCTTATTTAACAATACTCCCGGCAAGAGCTATGCAGTCTTTGGCAGCAACAATTTCGGCAATGACTCCAGTAATCTCGCCAAAATCCTGTTCAACCCAGGCTTTTATCTGAAAACCAACCCCGACGTAGCCGCCGCCGTTGAATCCGGCGAAACCCGCAGCGCCTCGGAACATTTCAACCAGTTTGGGTTCGAGGAAGGGCGCGTACCCAGTGCTATTTTTGCCGACTACCTAAACCAAAACCCAGATGTAGCCGCCGCCGTTAACCGAGGGGACATTAGCAACGGGTTTGAACACTTCATCAAATATGGTTTCGCTGAAGGACGCTTGCCCAATTCCGAGTTTTCCTTGTTGGAAACATTTTATCTGGCGCAAAACCCGGATGTAGCAGAATCGGTTAAACAAGGCACTTTTGCCAGCGGACTAGAACACCTAATCCGAGTCGGTTTAGCGGAGGGACGCAATCCCTTGCCCAGCTTTAACGCCATATCACAAACATTCAACGCTGAGGAATATCTCGCCCAAAACCCAGATGTAGCAGAAGCTGTGAATCAAGGCATATTCCGCAATGGTTTTGAACACTTTGTCAAATTTGGCTTAGGAGAAGGACGCGACCCCAGCAGCACATTCAGTAACAGCGTTTATCTTGCCAGCTATCCCGATGTGGCTGAGGCGGTAAACCAAGGCCAATTCCGCAACGGTTTCGACCATTTTATGAAAGCTGGTTTCAGCGAAGACCGCAGTGGACAGGGTTTCACATTTGCAGGCTTTGACGGCACATTTGGGGCGTTTGAAGCATTCAACATCCCAGAGGAAACTGCCAGCAATGACCCCCTGACAGGGAATGCCGAGAATGACATTCTCACAGGCGATGCTGCTGACAACATCCTTAATGGCGAATTAACCAACGACCCCCTAACAGGTGATAGCAACAGCAACGTATTCGCCTTGCAACCGGGAGGAGAAAATAATGTCATTGCAGAGTTTGAAGATGGCATAGATTTTCTGGGTTTAGCCAATGGTGTCACGTTTGAACAGTTAGCGATTACCCCTGGGGATGGCGCGACTCTCATCAACTTGAATGGTCAACCTTTGGCATCACTGACTGGGGTGGAAGCCAGCAATATTAGCCAGGAGGATTTCATCCTCATCTAG
- a CDS encoding COP23 domain-containing protein has product MKRPLWMNLLGAGAIAFVGATALPEPSQAQATFVCEFSSTTGLYTTYAQTPRGAVPVVRWYSNYFDSAGYTPERRCREVSGRFQNLHNQGQLPYITAGYLNGQPVICAGSGGGCNSGNLLFTLKAGSDAAAVLQQLFDLRSGASASPLYQSSGGGGAPTIDMNQYLNNAAVENRGGGASPAAPSQQAPAPSAPAPAPAPSAPAPNGGSLW; this is encoded by the coding sequence ATGAAAAGACCATTATGGATGAATCTTCTCGGCGCGGGCGCGATCGCCTTTGTGGGCGCCACGGCGTTGCCAGAACCCAGCCAAGCTCAAGCCACTTTTGTCTGTGAGTTTAGCAGCACCACTGGCTTATACACCACTTATGCCCAAACTCCACGAGGGGCAGTCCCGGTAGTGCGCTGGTATTCCAACTATTTCGATAGTGCAGGCTATACCCCAGAACGCCGCTGTCGGGAAGTGTCGGGACGCTTCCAGAATCTCCATAACCAAGGTCAGCTCCCTTACATCACGGCGGGGTATTTGAACGGTCAACCGGTGATTTGCGCCGGGAGTGGTGGTGGATGCAATAGTGGCAATTTGCTGTTTACCCTGAAAGCGGGTTCTGATGCGGCGGCGGTTTTGCAACAGTTATTTGACCTGCGCTCTGGTGCGAGTGCATCTCCGCTTTATCAAAGTTCCGGTGGCGGTGGCGCTCCCACGATCGATATGAATCAATACCTGAATAATGCTGCCGTGGAGAATCGCGGGGGTGGTGCTTCACCAGCGGCCCCGTCCCAACAAGCTCCAGCGCCCAGCGCCCCGGCTCCGGCTCCAGCGCCCAGCGCCCCAGCTCCTAACGGCGGTTCTTTGTGGTAG
- a CDS encoding serine protease translates to MKCRTLIMMVLFGTFVAWSVPALNAVAQLRLAPALRQPAPEARLRQIAESITVKILYGAAEGWGSGIIVRSEGEVYTVVTNQHVLRGGTSYQVQTPDGRIYSAQAIAISSFQDRDLAALRFRSLQTYQVATLATSAQLRIGDRVYAVGFPAQNPTARGFYFTEGQISLVTNQAFIGGYQIGYTNPVEKGMSGGPLLNADGEVIGVNGMHAYPLWGNPYIFPDGTTPPVAMQEQMRLLSWAIPIQNVFSLTSQSVPRYQTLPAAPVHRVEDPVYPVPPPPPPGFLW, encoded by the coding sequence ATGAAGTGCCGCACTCTGATAATGATGGTTTTGTTTGGCACTTTTGTCGCCTGGTCCGTCCCCGCGCTGAATGCGGTGGCACAGCTCCGGCTGGCTCCCGCACTTCGCCAACCTGCGCCAGAGGCTCGGCTCCGTCAGATAGCGGAATCAATTACGGTGAAAATCCTTTACGGTGCCGCTGAGGGTTGGGGTTCGGGAATCATCGTTAGGTCAGAAGGGGAAGTTTATACAGTCGTCACTAACCAGCACGTTCTCAGAGGCGGTACTTCATATCAGGTTCAAACTCCCGATGGCCGGATCTATTCCGCACAGGCGATCGCCATCTCTAGCTTCCAAGACCGGGATTTGGCAGCGTTGCGATTTCGCAGTCTCCAAACCTATCAAGTAGCTACTTTGGCAACTTCTGCCCAGCTAAGAATAGGCGATCGGGTCTATGCCGTGGGTTTTCCCGCGCAAAACCCTACGGCCAGGGGGTTTTACTTCACTGAAGGACAAATATCTTTAGTGACAAATCAAGCCTTCATCGGTGGCTATCAAATCGGATACACCAACCCGGTGGAAAAAGGAATGAGCGGCGGGCCATTGTTGAACGCGGACGGCGAAGTTATCGGCGTTAACGGGATGCACGCTTATCCTCTGTGGGGCAACCCTTACATTTTTCCCGATGGCACCACGCCTCCTGTAGCGATGCAAGAGCAAATGCGTTTGCTCAGTTGGGCGATTCCCATCCAAAATGTCTTCTCACTGACATCCCAATCTGTCCCCAGATACCAAACCTTACCGGCGGCTCCAGTCCACCGAGTTGAAGATCCGGTTTACCCCGTTCCCCCGCCGCCGCCACCGGGATTTCTCTGGTGA
- a CDS encoding pathogenesis-related family 1 protein — MSNQNQISLTCSGFSQTFQGMGREPLKNALEIASNRQLDACIFAVGALPAQPQNRPNNSSSSATASNIPQEMVNAHNQWRSKLGLPPLRWSDEVANVAQEHANYLASTGRFEHNPGTRYGENIFMARGRQYSPKEVVDEWGSEVAYYDYATNSCRPGEMCGHYTQVVWRDTTEVGCGVARSGNREVWVCNYNPHGNSIGQKPY; from the coding sequence TTGTCTAATCAAAATCAAATATCACTTACTTGCTCTGGATTCAGCCAAACTTTTCAAGGGATGGGGAGAGAACCCTTAAAAAATGCTCTAGAAATCGCAAGTAATCGCCAATTAGATGCTTGTATATTCGCAGTGGGCGCCCTGCCAGCGCAGCCTCAGAATAGACCCAATAACTCCTCTAGTAGTGCCACAGCATCTAACATCCCGCAAGAAATGGTGAACGCACACAATCAATGGCGATCGAAATTAGGCTTGCCACCCCTGCGCTGGTCTGATGAAGTAGCCAACGTGGCCCAAGAACACGCTAATTACTTAGCATCCACAGGCCGTTTTGAACACAATCCCGGAACTCGTTATGGGGAAAATATATTTATGGCTAGGGGCAGGCAATATTCGCCCAAAGAAGTTGTGGATGAATGGGGCAGTGAAGTCGCATATTACGACTACGCCACTAACAGTTGTCGTCCCGGCGAAATGTGCGGTCACTACACCCAAGTGGTCTGGAGAGATACGACAGAAGTCGGCTGTGGGGTAGCCCGGTCTGGGAACCGAGAAGTTTGGGTATGTAACTACAATCCTCACGGCAATTCTATAGGACAAAAGCCATATTAA
- a CDS encoding serine hydrolase, translating to MEKIQRLAFEAICTLSTVVAMDIAKCSFSVAAEFPASNPTPPIPELLLPRFPKPIFPDSPPPADVYNFRQPPVLTPSEPLQAIANQVVQLVTKRGLPAQDISISLINLKNDTSAGYLAQKLRYPASVAKFFWLVEAYAQLEAGTIARNGAIERDLSLMIRDSDNAAASRVVDRLTGTTSGSALTGASLEDWQQHRWQLTQFFLAAGFDGIFMSQKNYPIPGYVAPSGRDEQLQTNPSPPIWNRATTEQTARLMYDLVRGRAVSSNASQEMLDLLTRKLPQPNDIMVKSFFSESLQFDQIKVAHKVGWTRHSRCEVAYIYSIDRSREYILVIFSEGAAYAADDQIFPQISRLVYDRLAHFSDNDSISHPHR from the coding sequence ATGGAGAAAATTCAGCGGCTGGCATTTGAAGCAATTTGCACTTTATCTACCGTAGTCGCTATGGATATTGCTAAATGTTCCTTTTCTGTGGCGGCAGAGTTTCCAGCATCTAACCCAACACCGCCAATTCCTGAATTATTATTACCGCGTTTTCCTAAACCAATTTTCCCAGATTCTCCACCGCCAGCAGATGTTTACAACTTCAGACAACCACCAGTTCTCACCCCCAGCGAACCCTTGCAGGCGATCGCCAATCAAGTGGTGCAACTGGTAACGAAGCGAGGTTTGCCCGCCCAAGACATATCGATTAGCTTAATCAATCTCAAAAACGATACTTCAGCCGGATATTTAGCGCAAAAGCTTCGCTATCCAGCGAGTGTGGCCAAATTTTTCTGGCTGGTGGAAGCATACGCCCAACTGGAGGCGGGAACGATCGCCAGGAATGGAGCGATCGAGCGGGACTTGTCCCTAATGATTCGGGATTCAGATAATGCAGCCGCCAGTCGCGTAGTCGATCGCCTGACGGGTACGACTTCGGGAAGTGCATTAACTGGAGCCTCATTAGAAGACTGGCAACAACACAGATGGCAGCTAACCCAATTTTTCCTGGCAGCGGGATTTGACGGAATTTTTATGAGCCAAAAAAATTATCCCATCCCCGGATATGTTGCCCCGAGCGGTCGCGATGAACAGTTACAGACAAACCCCTCGCCGCCGATTTGGAACCGAGCGACCACCGAACAAACCGCAAGGCTGATGTATGACCTGGTTAGAGGTCGAGCCGTGTCCTCAAACGCCTCTCAGGAAATGCTCGATTTATTGACCAGAAAGCTGCCACAACCCAATGATATTATGGTTAAAAGTTTTTTTAGTGAATCATTGCAGTTTGACCAAATTAAAGTTGCCCATAAAGTTGGGTGGACGAGACATTCCCGATGCGAAGTTGCCTATATTTATAGTATAGATAGGAGCCGAGAATATATTTTGGTGATTTTTAGCGAAGGGGCGGCATATGCAGCCGATGACCAAATTTTTCCCCAGATATCCCGTCTAGTTTACGATCGCTTGGCTCATTTCAGCGATAATGACAGTATCTCCCATCCGCACCGATAG
- a CDS encoding serine protease, whose protein sequence is MMRNFEQLSAILAGTAIASAIVIMQPSPAMALTGQEVNDIARSVTVLIGSDRQDQNGSGVIISKNGNTYYVLTAAHVIPTEEDAQGKIKYKVITPDKETHPVSFQTVKSFINQGADLAVLEFTSDKDYQVATLSNSDRVTEGVPVFVSGWPRPGAIVGSLRTQTGNSDATVRQLTDGRVSTVLEVPLQGYQIGYTNNALGGMSGGPVIDAGGRVVAIHGQTDQDKVDTKPLLEQASGAMTPEQQQNAQRLMGLIKDTGFRYGIPISVFLELAPQAGLNLNLNVENSPPPELGAPYVASDKPDERDTIDSLSGVLGTAERVMDTVDRVNNIRRRLPF, encoded by the coding sequence ATGATGAGGAATTTTGAGCAACTCTCCGCTATATTAGCGGGGACAGCAATTGCTAGTGCCATTGTCATTATGCAACCATCCCCGGCAATGGCTTTAACCGGACAAGAAGTGAACGACATTGCCCGATCGGTCACGGTTTTAATTGGTTCCGATCGTCAAGACCAAAACGGTTCGGGAGTGATTATCTCCAAAAATGGCAATACCTACTACGTCCTCACCGCCGCTCACGTCATCCCCACTGAGGAAGACGCACAAGGCAAAATCAAATACAAAGTTATCACTCCCGATAAAGAAACACACCCAGTTAGCTTCCAGACCGTCAAGAGTTTTATAAATCAGGGTGCGGATCTGGCGGTATTGGAATTTACCAGCGACAAAGATTACCAGGTAGCAACCCTCAGCAATTCCGATCGAGTCACCGAGGGAGTGCCAGTGTTCGTTTCCGGGTGGCCGCGACCGGGAGCCATAGTGGGATCCCTACGCACTCAGACCGGCAATTCAGATGCAACTGTTCGGCAACTTACCGATGGCCGCGTTTCCACGGTTTTGGAAGTCCCCTTACAAGGATATCAAATCGGATATACTAATAACGCTCTTGGCGGCATGAGTGGCGGGCCGGTGATTGATGCCGGGGGTCGTGTCGTGGCCATCCACGGTCAGACAGACCAAGACAAAGTTGATACAAAGCCGTTGTTGGAACAGGCTAGCGGCGCGATGACACCAGAACAACAACAGAATGCACAAAGACTGATGGGACTAATTAAAGACACGGGGTTCCGTTACGGCATTCCCATATCTGTCTTTTTGGAGCTTGCTCCCCAGGCGGGACTGAATCTCAATTTGAATGTGGAAAACAGTCCGCCGCCGGAATTGGGGGCGCCCTACGTTGCCAGTGACAAACCAGACGAGCGGGATACTATTGATAGCCTTAGTGGTGTTTTAGGGACGGCTGAACGGGTGATGGATACGGTTGACCGAGTTAATAATATCCGCCGGAGATTGCCATTTTAG